A stretch of DNA from Amylolactobacillus amylophilus DSM 20533 = JCM 1125:
CGCGCTCTTAAGGCCTTTTCAATGAGTAAAAGCGCCAGCTGCGTGGTAATATGAGTCCCTGTGCCAAAGGAAAGCCCCGGATCAAGTATGATAGTCTGCTCGTCGGGCAATACTGGCGTGTAGTCCAGCCATTTAGGTACAATCGTGAGGTTTCTGGTCACGTGCACCACGTGATAATATTGTTTCCAGCTCTCGCTCCAATCCGTGTCTGCAACCACCTGTTGCGTAATTTGACGTGTACCCGTTTGGAGACCATAAGACGCTAACTCTGCTAACTTAGCCTGAACCAGAAGCTGCAGCTTGTGGGCATCCTCTGTAGCATTAAAATAGCCAGTGACCTCGATGTCTTCTGGCAAAGCTGCAACAGAAGCCAAATCAATAGTCTCACCGTGGCTTCTGTTTGGTACGGCAATAAAGTCACTGCGCCGTCTAACCTCCACCCCTTGAGCTAATAACTCGTTGGTAAGATACTCCGTTAGAGCTTCCTCGGCTTCTTGTGCGGTAGCGATAGTTAGTTGTAATAATTTCATGGTGGCTCCTTTTAAAAGCGGTCTATTTTGACAGTAAAAACTTCCCTTGCTAGAATAACCAATGAGGTTAAACTAATGTCGAAGAAGAATAAAATTGATAAAACGCTTGTAGAGAAGATTCTTGATCGGAAGAAAATTGCCTACGAACAGGTTACTTTCGAGACTCAGCGTCACGGTAACGTGGCTGAGATGGATACTACTAGTCTAACCGAAGATGAGCGATTGGTCTATAAAACATTGGTTGCTTCTGGCAACAAAACTGGCCCAATTGTCGCAGTCGTTCCGTTAGACCACCACCTCAGCTTGAAGAAGTTCGCCGCGGTTAGTGGTAACAAGAAGGTAGAGATGCTGCCGTTGAAAATTTTGGAACAAACGACGGGCTACGTCCACGGTGCCAACACACCGGTTGGCATACACGAGCAGAAACATTTCCCTATCTATATCGAACAAACAGCGAAGGATCAGCCTTTCATGGTGGTTTCGGCTGGTAAAATCGGTCGCAGTGTGAAACTAAATCCGCTCGATCTACAGCAAGTCACTGCCGCTACTTTCGCTGACCTCAAAGAGTAAGCACTAGATAATAACACAAAAATGAACTAAGAAGAGAGATGTTAGAAACCATGTTCGCACAAAACTCCCCAAGATTCGCTACTTATGCCGTAATCGACCGCATCCCTGGTCGCATGATCGACACCGTCTGGTACCTAATTGACCAGAATTTAACCGGTGTCGTCAAGCTAGGCAACCTGATTAATTTCGATATCCTAGCCGACCAGGATGGCAAGGCAGCGATGATGTTCTCCCAGAAGAACAATCCCCTGAAGATTAAATTTGATTTGCCCATCAAGTACGATCCATCATATCCAGCGTCCTTAGTTGTATATGATGATGGGGTTAACCAAACCGTGATGCTCCCAAGCGAGGTCAAGTAGTCCGACTACTGGCCTTTTTTTGTAAATTTTTCTAAAAATTAAACTGTGCTGTGGCTGTCACCAAAAAGAACGACTATGATGACAATACCATAGATAACACAGCGATTCTTGCACTAAGTTAGGAGTGAAATTATGACTAAATTGATCAGCAACTTTTTACGACTCGCATTAATTGGCATTACAGGCCTTATTTTGTTTATCAGTACCTTGATCGGTCTGGAAGGAATTCCGGCGTTAGTCGTGACTTATCCCACCCACGCTTGGCTGTTCTACACTATCCTCACTGGAATTTACGTCTCAGTAATCATCTTCCTTTACGGCATGTATCAGGCTTTCAGGTTGCTACGTAATTTCGAGCTGCAGGACACTTTTTCGGTCAAGACCAGCCTAAGATTGGCCAAGATTAAGTATGCGGCCTTAGCAATTGCGATGCTGTATTTCATCGGCAGCCCATTCGCGTATATTTGGGCAGACTTCGAAGACGCACCGGGAGTGCTGCTCATTGAACTAATCTTTTTAGGTCTGGCGCTCGCTGTTACCGCGTTTGCCAAACTCGCCCAGTCTATCGTGATTGAGGGCACTAATAAAATCAATAGCGCTGAACAGCAGAAACTTGCTTAGTTAAATGCGTGTTCAATCAGGCTGGTGACTGCAGTTTCGTCTATTGGTCTGCCAGGAACTATCTTAATGTGCCGCATCGTTTGTCCCGTACCGGTTAATAATCTCTTCGAGTCAAACTCTAACAAATCTACCCCATACGTGAACCCAAGGTTCACGTATTTTTTAGCTACTTGGATGTACATTTTCTGGCCGCTTTCTGGGAGCTCGTAGCTTGGCATAGACCACTTATGGTCCTCAATCACTGCCGAATTACTCTCTAGAATCAGTAAGCGATACTGCTGCACAATGAGCGCTAGCTCTTCTGGAAGCTTACTAATCAATTCATCGACTTGTGCATTCGCCCTTCGTTCTAGCATTAGTCTACTCCTCCTTTGACTATCATTTACCGATGTTTTATGATGACTTATTATGAATAGATTATCTGATTTTATAAATTTTAATGCTGGTGGAGGCTTCATTTGAAAGTAATTATTGACCGAATCACAACCAACCAAATTAAAGAACTCATGACGATTAGTCGTGAGACATTCACTGATA
This window harbors:
- the prmA gene encoding 50S ribosomal protein L11 methyltransferase, coding for MKLLQLTIATAQEAEEALTEYLTNELLAQGVEVRRRSDFIAVPNRSHGETIDLASVAALPEDIEVTGYFNATEDAHKLQLLVQAKLAELASYGLQTGTRQITQQVVADTDWSESWKQYYHVVHVTRNLTIVPKWLDYTPVLPDEQTIILDPGLSFGTGTHITTQLALLLIEKALRARQRVLDVGTGSGILSIAAEKLGADQVIATDIDEQAMTAAKENIGLNNSSKIALVQSDLLNNVSGQFDLIVANILTEVLLPLTEQLAEHLAATGRVIMSGIDQDQLPKLEEALRLHGFSITIRVQQERWVALLIERQQD
- the ybaK gene encoding Cys-tRNA(Pro) deacylase, which translates into the protein MSKKNKIDKTLVEKILDRKKIAYEQVTFETQRHGNVAEMDTTSLTEDERLVYKTLVASGNKTGPIVAVVPLDHHLSLKKFAAVSGNKKVEMLPLKILEQTTGYVHGANTPVGIHEQKHFPIYIEQTAKDQPFMVVSAGKIGRSVKLNPLDLQQVTAATFADLKE
- a CDS encoding DUF960 domain-containing protein, whose translation is MLETMFAQNSPRFATYAVIDRIPGRMIDTVWYLIDQNLTGVVKLGNLINFDILADQDGKAAMMFSQKNNPLKIKFDLPIKYDPSYPASLVVYDDGVNQTVMLPSEVK
- a CDS encoding DUF2975 domain-containing protein, yielding MTKLISNFLRLALIGITGLILFISTLIGLEGIPALVVTYPTHAWLFYTILTGIYVSVIIFLYGMYQAFRLLRNFELQDTFSVKTSLRLAKIKYAALAIAMLYFIGSPFAYIWADFEDAPGVLLIELIFLGLALAVTAFAKLAQSIVIEGTNKINSAEQQKLA
- a CDS encoding DUF1801 domain-containing protein produces the protein MLERRANAQVDELISKLPEELALIVQQYRLLILESNSAVIEDHKWSMPSYELPESGQKMYIQVAKKYVNLGFTYGVDLLEFDSKRLLTGTGQTMRHIKIVPGRPIDETAVTSLIEHAFN